In a genomic window of Sporosarcina trichiuri:
- a CDS encoding TRAP transporter permease, translating to MAKRTKQKKADPITDPNDERFDTLTEEEQLELLQKFDPESNTRNLAGLLGKVVFFGLLAFSLFQLYTSIGTPFTAYIQRSIHLGFALSLIFLLFPATKKGGVRRNKVPFYDVILSLLAIGVGLYWPLNMDELVLRVGRVSDLDLIVGTLAVLLTMEAARRAVGLPITIISAVFLVYAFFGPYFPGFLAHRGQNLDNLVQLMFFTTDGILGTPISVSATFIFVFLLFGAFLVKTGVGNYFNDLAVVLAGKLTGGPAKVAIFSSALQGTISGSSVANVVGSGSYTIPMMKKLGYRKEFAGGVEAAASTGGQIMPPIMGAAAFLMVEFIGGVTYWEIAKAAAIPALLYFTGIWIMTHFEAKRVGLQGMRPEEIPNRKETLKKIYLLLPIIGIIVFLLLGIPTMKAALLGIVLTLIVSAFNKETRLGFKDIIQALVDGARTALAVAAATACAGIIVGVVVKTGLGLSLANGLVSAAGGNILLTLIFTMFAAIVLGMGSPTTANYVITSTIAAPAIITLLMLDTPNAPVPVVVAISAHLFVFYFGIIADITPPVALAAFAASGISGGDPIKTGVTSAKLAIAAFIIPYMFVFNPAMLMIDASVWEIIWVTATAIVGMIAIGAALIGYWYRKLNWIERIITAATGMMLIYPETNTDFIGLALFIILFAIQLISKNKQKALTV from the coding sequence ATGGCAAAGCGTACTAAACAGAAAAAAGCAGATCCGATCACCGATCCGAACGACGAGCGGTTCGACACGCTGACGGAAGAAGAACAGCTCGAACTGCTGCAGAAATTTGACCCGGAGTCGAATACGAGAAATTTGGCCGGCCTGCTCGGCAAAGTCGTATTCTTCGGTCTGCTCGCATTTTCGTTATTCCAGCTCTATACATCTATCGGAACACCGTTCACGGCTTATATCCAGCGCTCCATCCACTTAGGGTTCGCGCTGTCCCTGATCTTCCTGCTGTTCCCTGCTACGAAGAAAGGTGGCGTACGGCGTAACAAAGTGCCGTTCTATGATGTGATACTGTCACTTCTGGCAATCGGCGTCGGACTCTATTGGCCGCTCAACATGGACGAACTTGTCCTGCGCGTAGGCCGTGTGTCCGATCTCGACCTGATCGTCGGCACACTGGCCGTATTGCTGACAATGGAAGCGGCACGGCGGGCAGTCGGCCTGCCGATCACAATCATTTCGGCAGTCTTCCTCGTCTATGCGTTTTTCGGACCGTACTTCCCGGGCTTCCTCGCCCACCGCGGGCAGAACCTGGATAATCTCGTCCAGCTCATGTTCTTCACGACGGACGGGATCCTCGGAACTCCGATCAGCGTGTCGGCGACATTCATCTTCGTGTTCCTGCTGTTCGGGGCATTCCTCGTCAAGACAGGGGTCGGGAACTACTTCAATGACCTGGCAGTCGTCCTCGCAGGAAAACTGACAGGCGGACCGGCGAAGGTTGCAATCTTCTCGAGTGCCCTGCAGGGGACGATTTCCGGAAGTTCTGTTGCGAACGTCGTCGGGTCCGGTTCCTATACGATCCCGATGATGAAAAAGCTCGGCTACCGCAAGGAATTCGCAGGCGGCGTCGAAGCAGCCGCATCGACAGGCGGACAGATCATGCCGCCGATCATGGGAGCTGCCGCCTTCCTGATGGTTGAATTCATCGGCGGGGTCACCTATTGGGAAATTGCAAAAGCAGCCGCCATCCCGGCACTGCTGTATTTCACAGGGATCTGGATCATGACCCACTTCGAAGCGAAGCGTGTCGGCCTGCAGGGCATGCGTCCTGAAGAGATTCCGAACCGGAAAGAGACGCTGAAAAAAATCTACCTGCTGCTGCCGATCATCGGTATCATCGTGTTCCTGCTGCTCGGGATCCCCACGATGAAAGCGGCATTGCTCGGTATCGTGCTGACATTGATCGTCAGTGCCTTCAATAAAGAGACGCGCCTCGGTTTCAAGGATATCATCCAGGCGCTTGTCGACGGTGCACGTACAGCGCTGGCCGTCGCTGCGGCTACCGCATGTGCCGGTATCATCGTCGGTGTCGTTGTGAAAACCGGACTTGGGCTCAGCCTCGCGAACGGCCTCGTCAGCGCAGCCGGAGGAAATATCCTGCTGACGCTCATCTTCACGATGTTCGCGGCAATCGTTCTCGGCATGGGATCGCCGACGACAGCGAACTATGTCATCACGTCGACAATCGCTGCACCGGCGATCATCACCCTGCTGATGCTGGATACTCCGAACGCACCCGTACCGGTCGTCGTGGCGATTTCAGCGCACTTGTTCGTGTTCTACTTCGGCATCATCGCGGACATCACGCCGCCTGTTGCGCTCGCGGCCTTCGCTGCTTCCGGTATCTCGGGCGGGGACCCGATCAAGACCGGGGTCACGTCAGCAAAACTCGCCATTGCGGCATTCATCATCCCGTATATGTTCGTCTTCAATCCGGCGATGCTGATGATCGATGCGAGTGTGTGGGAGATCATATGGGTGACCGCCACCGCCATCGTCGGCATGATCGCGATCGGAGCGGCGCTGATCGGATACTGGTACCGCAAACTCAATTGGATTGAACGGATCATCACGGCGGCGACCGGCATGATGCTCATCTATCCGGAGACGAACACCGACTTCATCGGTCTAGCGCTGTTCATCATCCTGTTCGCGATCCAGCTGATCTCGAAGAACAAACAGAAAGCACTGACCGTATGA
- a CDS encoding DUF1850 domain-containing protein, whose amino-acid sequence MKKWMIPLGLTVLLLAGLAVWNLPVKQAFTFTETRTEHPEIVYAPVGDETEFQIRYVHSIFLTNVFETYNLQSDGSIRFLTMQYEDVGIGLPAYAEEGESLSVTEDGIYTLTYEDKVIDSFILYVGDVDAQLAFRYQGKETDLKSVLARGHSYEFRVEKLTLYELWKGARLNGKAY is encoded by the coding sequence ATGAAAAAATGGATGATCCCGCTCGGTCTGACCGTATTACTGCTGGCAGGACTCGCTGTCTGGAACCTGCCTGTCAAACAGGCATTCACCTTCACGGAAACGAGGACAGAGCATCCGGAGATCGTGTATGCGCCGGTTGGCGATGAAACGGAATTCCAGATCCGCTACGTCCACTCGATCTTCCTGACGAATGTGTTTGAAACATACAATTTGCAGTCTGATGGGTCCATCCGTTTCCTGACGATGCAGTACGAAGACGTCGGAATCGGTCTTCCTGCATATGCAGAAGAAGGCGAGTCACTGTCTGTAACAGAAGATGGCATATACACACTTACATATGAAGACAAAGTGATCGATTCGTTCATATTATATGTCGGAGACGTGGATGCCCAATTGGCGTTCCGCTATCAGGGGAAAGAGACGGATTTGAAATCCGTGCTGGCACGCGGCCATTCGTACGAATTCCGTGTGGAAAAATTAACGTTATATGAACTATGGAAAGGAGCCAGGCTGAATGGCAAAGCGTACTAA
- a CDS encoding TAXI family TRAP transporter solute-binding subunit, whose amino-acid sequence MKKKLFGLIALMLVAVMALAACGSDKEDAKDGDAKGGDSDSGKDYKFLSLLTGGTQGTYYALGGAIAENIEKDTGVKTSAEVSQASAANMTALKDGDAEIAFVQTDIAYYATEGKMMFEGDKVDNVSALGALYPETVQLITLDKTGIKTFDDLKGKKVSVGAPGSGTYANAEQLLEIHGLSMDDIKPQNLDFGESQESLQAGQIDAAFITAGTPTGAVEGLNAVAKVFVVPVEDDKADELISKYQYYAKEVIPAGTYGLEKDTPTVSVGAMLAIKNDVPEDLAYEITKAVYDNASKLQHAKGKLIKAETGLDGIGIPVHPGAQKYFDEVKK is encoded by the coding sequence ATGAAAAAGAAATTATTTGGTCTCATCGCATTGATGCTGGTCGCTGTCATGGCGCTGGCTGCATGCGGGTCCGACAAAGAGGATGCGAAAGATGGAGACGCTAAAGGCGGAGACTCGGACAGCGGCAAGGACTACAAGTTCCTCAGCCTGCTGACAGGCGGCACGCAGGGGACGTATTATGCACTCGGCGGCGCGATTGCGGAGAACATTGAAAAAGATACAGGCGTCAAAACGTCTGCTGAAGTCTCACAGGCATCGGCAGCCAACATGACGGCACTGAAAGATGGAGATGCGGAAATCGCATTCGTCCAGACCGATATCGCGTACTATGCGACTGAAGGCAAAATGATGTTCGAAGGCGACAAAGTCGATAACGTCTCTGCACTCGGCGCACTCTATCCGGAAACTGTTCAGCTGATCACTCTGGATAAGACAGGTATCAAAACATTCGACGATCTGAAAGGCAAGAAAGTGTCCGTCGGCGCACCGGGATCCGGTACGTATGCGAACGCAGAACAACTCCTGGAAATCCACGGGTTGTCAATGGATGATATCAAGCCGCAGAACCTCGACTTCGGGGAGTCCCAGGAAAGCCTGCAGGCAGGCCAGATTGATGCAGCGTTCATCACTGCCGGTACACCGACAGGAGCTGTTGAAGGACTGAATGCAGTAGCGAAAGTGTTTGTCGTGCCGGTAGAAGACGACAAAGCGGATGAACTGATCAGCAAATACCAGTATTATGCAAAAGAAGTGATTCCGGCCGGAACATACGGCCTTGAGAAAGACACACCGACAGTATCTGTAGGGGCGATGCTTGCGATCAAGAACGACGTGCCGGAAGACCTGGCATATGAAATCACGAAAGCGGTCTACGATAACGCTTCGAAGCTGCAGCATGCAAAAGGAAAGCTGATCAAGGCTGAAACCGGGCTCGATGGAATCGGCATACCGGTTCACCCGGGTGCACAGAAGTATTTCGATGAAGTGAAAAAATAA
- a CDS encoding phosphatidylglycerophosphatase A family protein — translation MFEGESKVRSEVIAKATLEALERRGVQIGDIAKIVYEMQVPYHKELKLEQCIDSVVNVLRKRELQHAILVGVELDELCEQKKLSSPLQEIVESDEGLFGVDETIALGAVFTYGSIAVTTFGHLDKNKIGIINELDTEKGDHCNTFLDDLVASVASCAAARIAHRSRDLEEAGLTFDDVKDAAK, via the coding sequence ATGTTCGAAGGGGAAAGCAAAGTACGCTCGGAAGTGATCGCCAAAGCGACGCTGGAAGCATTGGAGCGGCGCGGTGTGCAGATCGGGGATATCGCTAAGATCGTCTATGAAATGCAGGTGCCGTACCATAAGGAACTGAAACTTGAACAATGCATCGATTCGGTCGTCAATGTACTGCGGAAGAGGGAACTGCAGCATGCGATTCTTGTCGGCGTCGAATTGGACGAACTGTGTGAACAGAAAAAACTGTCCTCACCGCTCCAGGAGATTGTCGAATCGGACGAAGGACTGTTCGGCGTGGATGAAACGATCGCACTCGGCGCGGTATTCACATACGGTTCGATCGCTGTCACGACATTCGGCCATCTGGATAAGAACAAAATCGGCATCATCAATGAACTGGATACGGAAAAAGGGGACCACTGCAACACGTTCCTCGATGATCTTGTCGCAAGTGTCGCTTCGTGTGCCGCTGCGCGCATTGCCCACCGATCGCGTGATCTCGAGGAGGCCGGCCTGACATTCGATGATGTCAAGGATGCCGCGAAGTGA
- a CDS encoding alpha/beta hydrolase: MNHGKIHDIQFFSEALQEEMELLVYLPYNYTPLLKYSVLFASDGKDYFQYGRIGKVIDTYLSSEEIENVIVVGIPYKSVSERRRMYHPDGDRQKDYIRFLAHELVPYIDEHYPTYQIGGGRALIGDSLAATVSLQTALQYPNCFSRVILQSPYIDGKVLDAIENAKSPQTLSVYHIVGEGETEVATTADGTQDFLTPNREAKKLFENRGFPYFYEEFKGEHTWKYWQPDVQRAVKMVFGQ, from the coding sequence ATGAATCACGGCAAAATCCATGACATACAATTTTTCAGCGAGGCACTTCAGGAGGAAATGGAACTGCTCGTCTACCTTCCGTATAATTATACACCCCTTCTTAAATATTCCGTCTTGTTCGCTTCCGACGGCAAGGACTATTTCCAGTACGGGCGGATCGGCAAGGTCATCGATACGTATTTGAGCAGTGAGGAAATCGAGAATGTGATTGTTGTCGGCATTCCTTATAAGTCCGTTTCCGAACGGCGCCGGATGTATCACCCGGACGGGGACCGGCAGAAAGATTATATCCGTTTCCTGGCGCACGAACTTGTGCCCTATATCGACGAGCACTATCCGACCTATCAAATCGGAGGGGGCCGGGCGCTGATCGGTGATTCACTTGCCGCGACGGTCTCCCTGCAGACAGCACTGCAGTATCCGAATTGTTTCAGCCGCGTCATTCTGCAATCGCCCTATATTGACGGTAAAGTACTGGATGCCATCGAAAACGCGAAATCTCCGCAGACTTTGTCGGTCTATCACATCGTCGGTGAAGGAGAGACCGAAGTTGCGACGACAGCGGATGGCACCCAGGATTTCCTGACACCGAACCGCGAGGCAAAAAAATTATTCGAGAATAGAGGATTTCCTTACTTCTACGAAGAATTCAAAGGGGAGCATACATGGAAATACTGGCAGCCTGACGTACAGAGAGCTGTCAAAATGGTATTTGGCCAATAA
- a CDS encoding YjcG family protein gives MKYGVVAFPSKQLQDLANGYRKRYDPRYSKITPHLTLKEVFEADEREIRQVAEAIRKVAKTHKPFELNVGKVSTFAPITNTIYFKVDPNEELTSLHDALNGEDFFGGAPKYSFVPHITIAQDLTSGEHDDIIGQLKMIGADHSETIDRFHLLYQLDDGSWTVYETFHLQEGN, from the coding sequence ATGAAGTATGGAGTTGTTGCATTTCCTTCAAAACAATTGCAGGATTTGGCGAATGGTTACCGAAAACGCTATGATCCCCGCTATTCAAAGATCACTCCTCACTTGACACTGAAAGAGGTGTTCGAGGCGGACGAGCGGGAAATCCGCCAAGTCGCCGAAGCGATCCGCAAAGTGGCGAAAACACATAAGCCGTTTGAACTCAATGTCGGGAAAGTGAGCACCTTCGCCCCAATCACCAATACGATATACTTTAAAGTGGATCCGAACGAGGAGCTCACCTCATTGCATGACGCACTGAACGGGGAAGACTTTTTCGGCGGCGCGCCAAAATACTCGTTTGTTCCCCACATCACAATCGCTCAGGATCTGACATCCGGCGAGCATGATGATATTATCGGCCAGCTCAAGATGATCGGAGCAGATCATTCTGAAACAATTGACCGCTTCCACCTCCTGTATCAGCTGGATGACGGCTCATGGACTGTCTATGAAACATTCCATCTGCAAGAGGGAAACTGA
- a CDS encoding GNAT family N-acetyltransferase produces the protein MYEIMIAASEQEREAAFTVRKKVFVEEQGVPLSLELDDFDETASHFVVRDGSKAIAAGRIRSTSDAVGKVERVCVLKEYRGKHLGNLMMHALEEHAKETGMSKILLNAQSYAVPFYEKLGYTVTSPEFMDADIPHRAMEKTIDTAE, from the coding sequence TTGTACGAGATCATGATTGCTGCGTCGGAACAGGAACGGGAAGCCGCGTTCACTGTGCGGAAGAAAGTGTTTGTCGAAGAACAGGGCGTACCGCTGTCCCTGGAACTTGATGACTTCGATGAAACCGCCTCACATTTCGTAGTCCGGGACGGCAGCAAGGCGATTGCTGCCGGCCGGATCCGCAGTACGTCCGATGCGGTCGGAAAAGTGGAGCGCGTCTGTGTACTGAAGGAATACCGGGGAAAACACCTCGGCAATCTGATGATGCACGCACTGGAAGAACACGCGAAAGAGACAGGCATGAGCAAAATCCTGCTGAACGCCCAGTCCTACGCAGTTCCCTTCTACGAGAAACTCGGCTATACCGTGACGTCACCGGAATTCATGGATGCGGACATTCCGCACCGTGCGATGGAGAAGACGATCGACACAGCAGAATAA
- a CDS encoding stage VI sporulation protein F: MNDSFFKKIESKTGVPMEEVFALANAIQYADFKDERQVRKIIQNVGALANKQVPPHLEDELVNSLVSSGQPVNIADIQRMLGK, translated from the coding sequence ATGAATGACTCCTTCTTCAAAAAAATCGAGTCTAAAACCGGCGTGCCGATGGAAGAAGTGTTCGCACTTGCGAATGCCATCCAATACGCGGATTTCAAAGACGAACGCCAGGTCAGGAAGATTATCCAGAATGTCGGAGCGCTCGCAAACAAGCAGGTGCCGCCTCATCTGGAAGACGAACTGGTCAATTCGCTCGTATCAAGCGGTCAGCCGGTGAATATCGCTGACATACAGCGGATGCTGGGGAAATAA
- a CDS encoding YjcZ family sporulation protein — MFGNYCYGGPRYDAYQDRGCGQGGGSTFVLLVVLFILLIIVGSTFC, encoded by the coding sequence ATGTTCGGAAATTATTGCTATGGCGGCCCGCGTTATGATGCGTACCAGGACCGCGGATGCGGCCAGGGAGGCGGCTCGACGTTCGTGCTGCTTGTCGTTCTGTTCATCCTGCTGATCATTGTCGGCAGTACGTTCTGCTAA
- the spoVAE gene encoding stage V sporulation protein AE, with amino-acid sequence MLSIYITSFIVGGLICVIGQLLMDVGKLTPGHTLCTLVVAGSILDGFGLYEPLIDFAGTGATIPITSFGNALTHGALAEAEKHGIIGVLTGMFEVTSSGISAAIVFGFIASLLFKAKGNI; translated from the coding sequence ATGCTGTCCATCTATATAACAAGCTTTATTGTCGGCGGCCTGATCTGTGTGATCGGGCAGCTGCTCATGGATGTAGGGAAGCTGACGCCGGGCCATACGCTCTGTACGCTGGTGGTCGCAGGATCCATACTGGATGGGTTCGGCTTATACGAACCGCTGATCGACTTCGCAGGCACCGGGGCAACAATCCCGATCACGTCATTCGGCAATGCCCTCACACACGGCGCGCTCGCCGAGGCGGAAAAGCACGGCATCATCGGGGTCCTGACCGGAATGTTCGAAGTGACAAGCTCCGGAATCAGCGCAGCGATCGTATTCGGCTTCATCGCATCCCTGCTGTTCAAAGCGAAAGGCAATATTTGA
- a CDS encoding stage V sporulation protein AD: MVNKRGLLSFPSKPVIASTGVTVGPLETKKSPFAQFADKQYEDERCDLKTNEQGHAKMMEESIKITLSKVDKTPSDAEFLLIGDLVNEMTPSNFAAGSVGIPYIGMFSACATSVSTLLMAALLTEAGISELAVAGSASQHNAIERQFRYPLQYGSQKGPTAQWTATAAGTAAVVPYISGAPVITCGTIGTVVDLGLTDPLNMGAAMAPAAADTFKRHLEGHSRKLEDFDLVMTGDLGKIGFELFKTLLDRWEYDVSHTFRDAGAEFYGKHPEFLAGASGSGCSASVYFSEVYDKLLAGQYKRVLLIATGSLMSPLSYQQGETIPCIAHAVEIEMK; this comes from the coding sequence ATGGTGAACAAACGAGGATTGCTCAGCTTCCCCTCCAAACCGGTCATTGCATCGACCGGCGTGACGGTAGGACCGCTGGAGACGAAAAAGAGCCCGTTTGCGCAATTCGCGGATAAGCAGTACGAGGATGAGCGCTGCGATTTGAAGACGAATGAGCAGGGGCACGCCAAAATGATGGAGGAATCGATCAAAATCACTTTATCCAAAGTGGATAAAACGCCATCGGACGCGGAGTTTCTGCTGATCGGCGACTTGGTCAACGAAATGACACCATCCAACTTTGCGGCCGGATCTGTCGGTATCCCTTACATCGGTATGTTTTCCGCCTGCGCGACATCGGTATCCACATTACTGATGGCCGCACTGCTGACCGAGGCCGGTATATCGGAACTGGCAGTTGCGGGATCTGCAAGCCAGCATAATGCGATCGAACGCCAATTCCGCTATCCGCTCCAGTACGGCAGCCAAAAAGGACCGACCGCACAATGGACGGCGACTGCCGCCGGGACAGCAGCTGTCGTTCCCTACATTTCGGGAGCCCCTGTCATCACTTGTGGCACGATAGGCACCGTCGTCGATCTGGGACTGACCGATCCGCTCAATATGGGTGCCGCCATGGCACCGGCAGCGGCAGATACGTTCAAACGCCATTTGGAAGGGCACAGCCGTAAATTGGAAGATTTCGATCTCGTCATGACCGGAGACCTGGGGAAGATCGGTTTTGAATTGTTCAAGACACTGCTCGATCGCTGGGAATATGATGTGTCCCACACGTTCCGGGATGCCGGTGCCGAATTTTACGGCAAACATCCCGAGTTTCTCGCCGGTGCGAGCGGTTCCGGCTGCTCGGCGTCCGTCTATTTCTCGGAAGTCTACGACAAACTGCTCGCCGGCCAATACAAACGGGTGCTCCTGATTGCAACAGGATCGCTGATGTCACCGCTTTCATATCAGCAGGGCGAAACGATCCCCTGCATCGCACACGCAGTGGAAATTGAAATGAAATGA
- the spoVAC gene encoding stage V sporulation protein AC — protein MDEKKYQQLEQQITPKTPYLKNCLKAFITGGFICLVAQFIALFYITFFNFTERTASNPTVATMIFLSMLLTGFGIYKKFAQFAGAGSAVPITGFGNAVVSAAIEHRTEGYVLGVGGNMFKLAGSVILFGVFSAFAVALIKSILVALGVVSW, from the coding sequence ATGGATGAAAAAAAGTACCAGCAGCTGGAACAGCAGATCACACCGAAGACCCCTTATCTGAAAAACTGTCTGAAAGCATTCATCACAGGCGGTTTTATCTGTCTGGTCGCTCAATTTATTGCATTGTTCTATATAACCTTCTTCAATTTCACGGAACGGACCGCCAGCAATCCGACAGTCGCGACGATGATTTTCCTTTCCATGCTGCTGACCGGTTTCGGTATCTATAAGAAATTTGCTCAATTCGCCGGCGCTGGAAGCGCGGTCCCGATCACTGGATTCGGGAACGCGGTTGTCTCCGCCGCAATTGAGCACCGGACAGAAGGCTATGTCCTCGGCGTGGGCGGCAATATGTTCAAACTGGCGGGCTCGGTCATCCTGTTCGGAGTCTTCTCGGCATTTGCCGTCGCTCTCATCAAATCGATTTTAGTCGCGTTAGGAGTGGTGTCATGGTGA
- a CDS encoding CotY/CotZ family spore coat protein produces MSCGCGKNENQGDKVSPTHGHCVCEAVRFIKRLQDTHQDDDCFDCDTDCFMRPLGSLVSPANERFNTRVFSLLTEDGDFFKAMYRPATVTPAGSRSGTVTPPNTCFSVFFRVQNIFDDCCATLMVLEPRDANGPVNLFDCGKLCLDRLCPVTEFRATKSCITVDLNCFCAIQCITDTYVTQCPPATT; encoded by the coding sequence ATGAGTTGTGGATGTGGAAAGAACGAAAACCAAGGGGATAAGGTGTCACCGACGCACGGTCATTGTGTATGCGAGGCAGTTCGTTTCATCAAACGGCTGCAGGATACCCACCAGGACGACGACTGCTTCGACTGCGACACGGACTGTTTCATGCGGCCGCTCGGCAGTTTGGTGAGCCCTGCCAACGAGCGCTTCAACACACGGGTGTTTTCATTGCTGACGGAAGATGGTGACTTCTTCAAGGCTATGTACCGTCCTGCAACTGTGACACCGGCCGGAAGCCGTTCAGGTACAGTCACACCGCCAAACACATGCTTCTCGGTATTCTTCCGGGTGCAGAACATCTTCGACGACTGCTGTGCAACATTGATGGTGCTTGAGCCGAGGGATGCCAACGGTCCCGTCAATCTGTTTGACTGCGGCAAACTCTGCTTGGACCGTTTGTGTCCGGTCACGGAATTCCGTGCGACAAAGTCCTGCATCACCGTCGACCTGAACTGCTTCTGTGCAATCCAGTGCATCACGGATACGTACGTGACGCAGTGCCCGCCTGCAACAACGTAA
- the mgtE gene encoding magnesium transporter: protein METTEDRREEVDFDETKLREDLEQQDIKAFRDEYLLLHPYDRAVFYEKAGPELRKVMYYFLSPKEMAEIFETSEIEEDEYEEFLQEMEATYAAEMISYMFVDNAVDVLKELDKAQSVSYLTLMNNEAASQIKELLHYEEYTAGSIMTTEYVTIPQNSTVRSAMNILRIQAPSAETIYYVFVVDDDNVLTGVVSLRDLITSEEDVLISSIMNERVVSVLVSDDQEDVARTTQDYNLLAVPVVDFQQHILGIVTVDDVLDVLEEEASDDYSKLAGVSNMDTFDKNSFSAAKKRVPWLIVLLVLGMITANLIDMFTDTISQVALLAAFIPLIAGTAGNSGTQALAVAVRGIATRDIEEESKFKLLIREAGTGIITGLICGLFVIGLIFFWKGELVIGMLVGAAIFVSIFAATISGSFIPLFMHKMNIDPAVASGPFITTLNDLISILIYLGLATAFISQL, encoded by the coding sequence ATGGAAACAACAGAAGACCGCAGAGAAGAAGTGGATTTCGATGAAACCAAGCTGAGGGAGGATCTGGAACAGCAGGACATCAAAGCATTCCGCGATGAGTACTTACTGCTGCACCCATATGATCGGGCAGTTTTCTATGAAAAAGCCGGTCCGGAACTGCGTAAAGTCATGTACTATTTCCTGTCGCCGAAAGAAATGGCGGAGATCTTCGAGACAAGTGAAATTGAGGAAGATGAATACGAAGAGTTCCTTCAGGAGATGGAGGCGACGTATGCCGCAGAGATGATTTCCTACATGTTTGTGGATAACGCGGTCGATGTCCTGAAAGAACTCGATAAGGCGCAGAGCGTCAGTTATCTGACATTGATGAACAATGAGGCGGCTTCGCAGATCAAAGAGCTCCTCCATTACGAGGAGTATACTGCCGGTTCCATCATGACGACGGAGTATGTAACGATTCCGCAGAACTCCACGGTCCGGTCCGCCATGAATATTTTGCGCATCCAGGCGCCGAGTGCGGAAACAATCTATTATGTGTTCGTCGTGGATGATGATAATGTGCTGACAGGTGTCGTCTCACTCCGGGACCTGATCACTTCCGAAGAGGACGTACTGATCAGCTCGATCATGAACGAGCGGGTCGTCAGTGTACTCGTTTCCGACGATCAGGAAGACGTCGCAAGGACGACACAGGACTATAACCTACTGGCCGTGCCTGTCGTCGATTTCCAGCAGCATATCCTCGGAATCGTCACAGTCGATGACGTACTTGACGTCCTGGAAGAAGAAGCATCGGATGACTATTCGAAACTGGCCGGGGTATCCAATATGGATACGTTCGACAAAAATTCGTTTTCTGCTGCCAAAAAAAGGGTTCCGTGGCTGATTGTCCTGCTGGTGCTCGGGATGATCACAGCGAACTTGATCGACATGTTCACGGATACGATTTCACAAGTTGCACTGCTGGCCGCCTTCATCCCGCTAATTGCCGGCACTGCCGGAAACAGTGGAACACAGGCGCTGGCGGTGGCTGTCCGCGGAATCGCCACCCGGGATATCGAAGAGGAGAGCAAATTCAAGCTTCTGATCCGGGAAGCGGGGACCGGAATCATCACCGGGCTTATCTGCGGACTGTTCGTCATCGGCCTGATCTTTTTCTGGAAAGGCGAACTGGTCATCGGAATGCTCGTCGGGGCTGCAATCTTCGTCTCGATCTTTGCCGCGACCATTTCAGGGTCGTTCATCCCGCTCTTCATGCACAAGATGAATATAGACCCGGCGGTAGCATCGGGCCCGTTCATCACAACGCTGAATGACCTGATCAGTATTCTGATCTACCTGGGACTTGCAACGGCCTTCATCAGCCAGCTTTAA